A single genomic interval of Spirosoma linguale DSM 74 harbors:
- a CDS encoding response regulator receiver protein (PFAM: response regulator receiver; LytTr DNA- binding region~SMART: response regulator receiver~KEGG: msl:Msil_1887 adenylate/guanylate cyclase), which produces MSIRILVIEDVTQIRENIAELLTMSGYEVQMAADGVKGITLAQKWSPDLILSDIMMPDMDGHQVLKSVRASPTLAHVPFVFLTAKSDMLDLRYSMNLGADDYLTKPFRSSELLKAIESRLARIQQQHTIPSSTGVFLKTICGRDSKGTMLLPVEECFWFFTKNREYYVNHPAGTFQVNISLDKLTARLDPTLFFRANRTILLHRKVVQKYTYWDKGKYCIYLAIGEDTYEITLAKARFKHFKTWLSG; this is translated from the coding sequence ATGTCAATCCGGATACTAGTTATTGAAGATGTTACACAGATTCGGGAAAATATCGCGGAACTGTTAACAATGAGTGGGTATGAAGTGCAAATGGCGGCCGACGGTGTCAAAGGAATTACTTTAGCCCAGAAGTGGTCACCCGACTTGATTTTAAGCGATATAATGATGCCCGATATGGACGGGCACCAGGTCCTGAAGAGCGTACGCGCCAGTCCTACTCTGGCCCATGTGCCTTTTGTCTTTTTAACTGCTAAATCGGATATGCTGGATCTGCGCTACAGCATGAACTTAGGCGCGGATGATTACCTGACAAAGCCTTTTCGATCATCTGAACTGCTTAAGGCAATTGAAAGTCGATTGGCCCGGATTCAACAGCAGCATACTATACCATCATCTACCGGTGTTTTTTTGAAGACCATTTGCGGCCGTGACAGCAAAGGCACAATGTTGCTTCCGGTAGAAGAGTGTTTCTGGTTTTTTACGAAGAATAGGGAGTACTATGTAAACCATCCGGCGGGCACTTTTCAGGTAAACATAAGCCTCGACAAGCTCACTGCCCGGCTGGATCCAACGCTTTTCTTCAGGGCTAATCGTACTATTCTGCTACACAGAAAAGTAGTTCAAAAGTATACTTATTGGGATAAAGGTAAATATTGTATTTATTTAGCAATTGGTGAGGATACATATGAAATAACGTTAGCCAAAGCTAGGTTCAAGCATTTTAAAACATGGCTTTCCGGTTAA